The segment gagatggattggaagaagagcagccgggactagaaccggtgcccatatgggatactggcgcttcaggccagggcattaacctgctgtgccacagtgccggctccccaaAATTTCTTAATTAAAAGAGTTTGGAGgctagcactgtagcatagtgagtaaagccactgcctatggtgccagcatcctatatgggtgcaggttcgagtcctggctgctccacttctgatctagctctctgatatcacctgggaaagcagcagaacatggccctagtccttgggcccctgcacccatgtgggagaccctgaagaagctcctggctcctggctccaggcttcaggttggcccagctctgaatactgcagccatttggggaatgaactggtggatggaagatctctctctctccctctgcctctctctctgctctctctaactctgcctttcaaataaataaatacatacatctttttaaaaagaatataatgtgTAAATAAACATTACTTGAAATGATAAGTGGAAAGGAAAATGTTGGTAAAGGAAATCTCAAAGTGAGAACAGATCTATACATGCAACACAGAAACCAAATTTCTGCATGCAAAATACAAATTATAGCATCTCAACTATGTTAGCAATGATTCTTTGTGTGAAAAACTAATCACAGTATCTATCTCTTTCCTGCAGATATCTCAATCCATGCAGCCAGGGAATGATACACGAAGTTTAGAATTCCTTCTCCTGGGATTCTCAGAGGACCCAACGCTGCAACCCCTCATATTTGGGCTCTTCCTTTCCATGTACCTGGTCACTGTAGCTGGGAATCTGCTCATCATCCTGGCCATCCTCTCAGACAACCAcctccacacacccatgtacttcttcctctccaacctgtCCTTGGTGGACATCTGCTTCACCTCCACCATCGTCCCCAAGATGCTGGTGAACATCCAGACGCAGAGCAAAGCCATCAGCTATGCAGGCTGCATCACCCAGATGTTCTTCTTCCTGCTGTTTGTAGAGTTGGACAACTTTCTTCTGGTTGTGATGGCCTATGACAGGTTTATGGCCATCTGTCAGCCTTTGCACTATGCAGTCGTCATGAAACCCCAGCTCTGTGTGCAGCTGGTGCTGGTGTGCTGGGTCATCAGTGTCTTGCATGCCTTGTTACACAGCCTCCTGGTGCTGCGGCTGTCCTTCTACACACACTTAGAAATCCCTCACTTCTTCTGTGAACTGAACCAGGTGATCCACAGCGCCTGCTCTGACACCTTTCTTAATGAtctcattttgtattttgtatctGTGCTGATGAGTGGAGGTTCCCTGGCTGGGATCCTGTACTCCTACTCTAATATTGTCTCCTCCATCCGTGCCATCTCCTCAGCCCAGGGGAAGCATAAAGcattctccacctgtgcctctcacctcTCTGTCATCTCCTTATTTTATGGAACAGGAATAGGTGTCTACCTTAGCTCTGCTGTTACCCAAAACCCACACACAACTTCAATGGCCTCAGTGATGTACACCGTGGTcacccccatgctgaaccccttcatctacagcctgaggaatgAAGACATAAAGAAGGCCCTGAAGAGATCTTTGGAAGGAAAACTATGAATACACAATTGTCTTGGGGCTACAAAAGTGGCAGGCATTGCTGAGACCAAACCACAGAGGCAAAAATTCTTACTCTTGGTTCTGGTTGTAAAGGTAGAATTTTCTCCTCTATTGACTCAGGTTTCCGTTATGTGGATTTTAACCTCTTGGTAAAGTTTATGCAACTCACTTAATGTTCTATTGTCTTCAGGATCCCATAGGTTTCCCCTTGATATTTTCCTATGTTCCCAAAGTTAATCCTAACATTGGATCAGAAACATTTGGAAACTCCCATTTGTCTCATAGGACAGTAAGTACATCTTAGGAGTGATTCTTCCTATCTGATGTACATTGCACTGAGTAATGTTTCTTATgttttattagaaagaaaaaaagtcctgTGTTACTGTTGTAACAGACTACATGTTGCAACTGTAGTCATTTGCATAATATGTAGTATAGGGAAATCTGAAACCATGGTTTTTCTCTTCCGTGTCTATCATTTTAATGTCTCTTCTGGATAATGTGGAATTTAACAAGTGTGTGTCTTAGATTCTCCtttgtaagaattatttattggGACTGgggcagtggcatagcaggtaaagctgccgccttcagtgccagcatcccatatggacactggtttgagacctggctgctccacttctgatccagctctctgctctcaccTGGGagagatggccccagtccttggacccggatgaagctcctggctcctggcttcggatttctgcagttccagccattgcagccatctggagagcctctcctctctctgtgtaactgtgactctcaagtaaaataaataaattttttaaaaaagaattatttattttatttgaaaggcagagttacagagagagggagagacagagagaggtcttccattcactggttttcttcccaaatgtctgcaatggccagagctctcccagaacaaaaccaggagccaggatcttcttccaggtcccccacataggtgcaggggcccaaacgcttgagccattttgtgctgctttatcaggtgcattatcagggagctgggtccaaagtggagcagctgggaattgaaccagtgcccatatgggatgccggcactgcagatggtggctttacccaatacactacagcaccagcccctgtttcatTATTTCATATTGGATTTTTCTCTCCACCATTAGGATCCTGTTTATATTTCAGTCCTAACACCATAGTAATCAGCACAGACAATGCAAACCAGCACACTGGAGAACCCACTCCACCATTTTTCTTTGGTAGATATGTTTATATCCTACACACTATTTTCATATGAATGGTGAGCAGCTGACTGGCTCCTGGGTGTCAGATATTAGGCCAGGAGGGAAGTGGCTGTGGCTCTGAGGAGGTCAGATGTGGATTTTGTGTTGATTGACGTGCCTGTTTGTCCTTGTTTAGTATTTTGACTATTGTTACTGTGAATTCCCTGGGTGTTATCTTACCACAATTTTGCAGATGCTTCGGTGGGCAAAACTgaaactaaatatataaataaataaagtctaggTTGCTTGGGTGGCCCTGTGTGATTTCCCACAAATGCACACTCATCTACATGCATTCCACAGATTAAGGCTTGATTCAAATGTACAAATAAAGACAGGGGCTTGGCACAGCAGTGCAAAAACATCTGATATG is part of the Oryctolagus cuniculus chromosome 16, mOryCun1.1, whole genome shotgun sequence genome and harbors:
- the LOC100347193 gene encoding olfactory receptor 7A10-like, whose protein sequence is MQPGNDTRSLEFLLLGFSEDPTLQPLIFGLFLSMYLVTVAGNLLIILAILSDNHLHTPMYFFLSNLSLVDICFTSTIVPKMLVNIQTQSKAISYAGCITQMFFFLLFVELDNFLLVVMAYDRFMAICQPLHYAVVMKPQLCVQLVLVCWVISVLHALLHSLLVLRLSFYTHLEIPHFFCELNQVIHSACSDTFLNDLILYFVSVLMSGGSLAGILYSYSNIVSSIRAISSAQGKHKAFSTCASHLSVISLFYGTGIGVYLSSAVTQNPHTTSMASVMYTVVTPMLNPFIYSLRNEDIKKALKRSLEGKL